The Caloramator mitchellensis nucleotide sequence GTATATTGGCACTTTTTTTGTTTTGCAGGTAAGAAAGTATTTTCTTTTTGGATTTTTTAAGCAAAACATTTATGAGTTCTTTAGGCAGCAAACTTTCCTTTATGTATCCAACGTATATTAATACCATTGTTATAAGTGCCACAGATATTATATATAGTATATATTTCATTCTTATCCCCCTTGATTTAAAATTAGGCGGCATAATGCCGCCTAAAATTACTTGCTTACTGTTTTATTTTTTGGAACTGCATTCTTTCCTACATTATCAACATAGAACCAAAGTGATGCAGCAACCAGCAAGAACATAATCAGAGCACCCCATTGTCCAAGAGGCATTTCCTTTAAAGCTAAATCAACATTAGCATAAGCGAACGCAGCAAGGATAACTCCCATTAATCCTTCGCCTGCAATAAGCCCTGATGAATAAAGAACTCCAACTTCAACCTTTTCCTTTAAAATATTTTCGTTCTTTTCCTTCTTGTCAAATATTCCTCTTATAATTCCACCAACCATTATAGGTGTTGATAAATGGATTGGTAGATATAGACCTATTGCTACTGGAAGAGCTGGTATTCCAAATAGTTCAAGCATAACTGATGTTGCAACCCCCATGAATACAAGATTCCATGGAAGGTTTCCATTCATTATACCTTCAATAACAAGCTTCATCAATGTAGCCTGTGGAGCACCAAGTTCCTTTGAACCAAATGTATACGCTTGATTTAACATTATCAAAATAAAACCAATTACAACTGCTGATGAAAGAACACCAACTATTTCACCGAGCTGCTGCTTCCATGGAGTAGCACCAACAAGATAACCTGTCTTTAAGTCCTGTGAAGTATCGCCGGCAATTGCTGCAGATGTGCAGATAACTGCTCCAATTACAAGCGCTGCAATCATACCCTTTTGTCCCGAATATCCAGCAGCCTTTAATATAACTGTTGTAATCAAGAGCGTTGCAATTGTCATACCTGAAACTGGGTTTGATGAACTTCCAACAAGACCAACTATTCTTGATGATACTGTTACAAAGAAGAAACCAAATATAGCAATCAATATAGCTCCAAGAGGCCCAACTGGGATTTGCGGTAATACTGCCATTAACACAACAAGAACTAAAACACCGCCTATAATCCACTTAACATCAAGGTCGCTGTCTGTTCTTTCAATCTTACCAACAGCCTTAGCTCCAAATCCCTTCATCGCATCTTTGAATGAATTGATTATGGTTGGAAGAGCCTTGATTAAGCTTATTATACCGCCTGTTGCAACAGCACCGGCACCGATATATCTTATATATCTGCTCCAAATTCCCCAGTATCCAAGTTCCTTAATAGGAGCTGGAGCTGGGAATATTGGTTCTGCAATATATTGACCAAAGAATGTTATCATCGGGATAAATGCAAGCCATGCAAGTATTGCACCGCCAAGCATATAAGCTGATATTCTTGGTCCTATAATAAATCCAACTCCAAGCAATGCTGGATAAACGTCTCCACCGATTGCAGCACCTTCATAACCTTTGATTTCCCATTCAATTTCTGTTGGGAACAATTTCATTCCATCGCCTAAGAACTTATAAACAAGTCCTATAAGACCACCAATGAATATATACTTTGCTCCTGTTCCGCCTTCTTCACCAGCAACTAAAACTTCTGCACAAGCAACTCCTTCTGGATATGGCAAAACACCATGCTCTTGAACTATTAAATATCTTCTAATAGGAATCATGAAAAGAACTCCAAGTGCACCACCTACGAATGTAATAAGTCCCATAGTAAGCGCATCTGGGCTTTCTCCCCATAAGAATAGAGCTGGAAGTGTAAATATTGCACCTGCAGCAAGGGATTCACCAGCTGATGCTATTGTTTGAACTAAGTTGTTTTCAAGAATTGACTTTCTCTTTAAAATAACTCTCACAATAGCCATTGAAATAACTGCAGCTGGTATTGATGCTGATATAGTCATACCTACCTTAAGTCCAAGATAAGCGTTTGCAGCACCAAACACGATTGATAAGAGCACACCCACCACGATTGATAACACCGTAAATTCTGGCATTACCTTATCTGATGGAATGTAAGGGATATACTTCTGTCCTTCCTTTAAGCCATAAGCTCCTTCCGGTAAACCATTTCTTGACATAAAATCCCTCCCCATAAAATTATTTACTTATATTAAATTATATTTCTATAAGATATAATATTTTCCTGCTTATATTTCAAAAAATTAAGAAAATTTTTAATAAAAATTAAACATGATTTTGATATTGACATTCATTATCATTTATGTTATATTGATAATAGATAGAATGCCAAATGACCCCTAACACATAAATGACACTTTACCCCTATCACAAAGCAAAAGCTTCGGGCAAATGCCCGAAGCTTTTTATTTTACTCCTGCAAGATACAGAAGTTTTTCCCATCTTCTATCTACTTCTTCTTGTATCTTTTGAATTATGTGTTCATTTTCTGGCTTAAATAGATGCTTAAATCTTCCTTGTGGCTTTAGCCATTCAGTTATTGGCTTCTTTTCCTTTGGAATGTAGTTTATCTTGTAAACTCCATTTTCAACTTCGTAAAGTGGCCAGAAGCATGTATCTACTGCAAGCTTCATTAGTTCAAGTTCTGTTGCAGTATCGCATCTCCATCCTCTTGGACATGGAGTCAATACGTTCATGAATTTTGGTCCAACTGTGTTAAATGCTTTTTCAGCCTTGTTGTAAAGGTCGAACATATAAGGTGTTCCAGGAATAACAGGAACAGATTGAGCAACATAAGGAAGGTTATGCGCAACCATTATTTCAGTCAGATCCTTTCTGAATTGTTCCTTTCCTGGTTTTGCTTTTCCAGCAGGTGAAGTTGTTGTATCAGCACCCATTGGAGTTGCTGATGACCTTTGAATACCTGTGTTCATGTATGCACCGTTGTCGTAGCATACATAAAGCATATCATGACCTCTTTCCATTGCACCTGAAAGTGATTGAAGACCGATGTCGTATGTTCCACCGTCTCCACCGAAGGCTATAAACTTATACTTTCCATCAACAAGTCCTTTTCTTTGCATAGCCTTAAAAGCAGCTTCAGCACCGCTGCCAGTAGCTGCAGCATTTTCAAATGCTGTGTGTATCCATGAATCCTTCCATGCTGTATATGGATAAAGACATGATGAAACTTCAAGACATCCTGTTGCATTTGATATAACTGCTCTTTCATCATCCTTTAGTGCTTTTAAAATCCAGTTAACAACCATTGGTGCACCGCAACCCGCGCACATTCTATGTCCACCAGTAAATCTTACCTTCTTATTAGAAAGTTCCTTTAAATTTGGCATAGCTACACCTCCTATTCTCTTACTCCTAAGTAGTTGTAGATTTCATATTTTCCTGTTTCAATTGCCTTGAATAAGTCTGAGTAAACCTGTTCGATATTTTCGCTTCTTACGTCTCTTCCACCAAGACCATATATATAGTTTGTAATAATCTTTCCATCCACTTTTCCATACATAGCACTTCTGATTTCAGTAAATAATGGACCACCTGCTGCTGAGAAGCTGTCGGCCTTATCCATTACTGCAACAGCCTTAACATTCTTTAGAGCTTCTGCTATTTCTTCTGCTGGGAATGGTCTGAAGACTCTTATCTTTATAAGACCAACCTTCTTTCCTTGTGCTCTTAAATTATCAACAACAAACTTTGCAGTTCCCGCAGTTGAGTTAATTACAACTATTGCAGCTTCTGCATCTTCCATCTTATATTCTTCAAAGAAGCTATACTTTCTTCCAGTTAACTTTTCATATTCTGCAGCAACTTCAAGTATTACCTTCTTTGCATTTTTCATAGCTTCTGCTTGAAGTCTCTTATGTTCGAAGTAGTGGTTTGGCAGGTCAAGTGGTCCCATTGATATTGGGTCTTGTCCAAGAAGTGCAAATGGTGCTTCTCTCTTTACTCCTACAAACTTCTTAACATCTTCATCATCAAGCATTTCAAGGTTTTCAACAGCATGGCTTGTTATGAATCCATCGTAGCAAACCATAACTGGGAGTTGAACATCCTTGTGTTCTCCTATTCTAATTGCCTGCATTAAATTATCATAAGCTTCTTGAGCTGATTCACCATAAAGCTGAATCCAGCCTGAATCTCTTGCACCCATTGTGTCTGAATGGTCGTTATGTATATTTATTGGTCCTGAAAGTGCTCTGTTTGTAACAGCAAGAACCATTGGTAGTCTCATTGAAGCTCCAACATAAAGCATTTCCCACATAAGTGCAAGACCTGCTGATGCTGTAGCTGTCATAACTCTTCCACCTGCTGCTGCAGCACCAATACATGCTGACATAGCACTGTGTTCTGATTCAACTGGAACGAATTCTGTGTCTACTTCGCCGTTAGCAACGAACTGTGAGAAGTATTGTGGAACTTCTGTAGATGGTGTTATAGGGAACGCAGCAACAACATCTGGGTTGATTTGTTTCATACCATATGCAACTGCTTCATTACCGCTTAAGCTAACTCTCTTTGCCATATTCTAATCCTCCCCTCATTATTCTTCTGGAACAAAGTCAAGTGCGCCGAACTTACATTGCTTTGTGCAAACTCCGCATCCCTTGCAGTGATCATAGTCAAATCCTGTAAGCTTTCCGTTTTCAACTAATATTGAGTTGTCTGGACATACTACCCAGCAAAGTAGGCAGTGCTTACATTTTTCTTCATGCCATACTGGTCTC carries:
- a CDS encoding OPT family oligopeptide transporter, translated to MSRNGLPEGAYGLKEGQKYIPYIPSDKVMPEFTVLSIVVGVLLSIVFGAANAYLGLKVGMTISASIPAAVISMAIVRVILKRKSILENNLVQTIASAGESLAAGAIFTLPALFLWGESPDALTMGLITFVGGALGVLFMIPIRRYLIVQEHGVLPYPEGVACAEVLVAGEEGGTGAKYIFIGGLIGLVYKFLGDGMKLFPTEIEWEIKGYEGAAIGGDVYPALLGVGFIIGPRISAYMLGGAILAWLAFIPMITFFGQYIAEPIFPAPAPIKELGYWGIWSRYIRYIGAGAVATGGIISLIKALPTIINSFKDAMKGFGAKAVGKIERTDSDLDVKWIIGGVLVLVVLMAVLPQIPVGPLGAILIAIFGFFFVTVSSRIVGLVGSSSNPVSGMTIATLLITTVILKAAGYSGQKGMIAALVIGAVICTSAAIAGDTSQDLKTGYLVGATPWKQQLGEIVGVLSSAVVIGFILIMLNQAYTFGSKELGAPQATLMKLVIEGIMNGNLPWNLVFMGVATSVMLELFGIPALPVAIGLYLPIHLSTPIMVGGIIRGIFDKKEKNENILKEKVEVGVLYSSGLIAGEGLMGVILAAFAYANVDLALKEMPLGQWGALIMFLLVAASLWFYVDNVGKNAVPKNKTVSK
- a CDS encoding thiamine pyrophosphate-dependent enzyme, which codes for MPNLKELSNKKVRFTGGHRMCAGCGAPMVVNWILKALKDDERAVISNATGCLEVSSCLYPYTAWKDSWIHTAFENAAATGSGAEAAFKAMQRKGLVDGKYKFIAFGGDGGTYDIGLQSLSGAMERGHDMLYVCYDNGAYMNTGIQRSSATPMGADTTTSPAGKAKPGKEQFRKDLTEIMVAHNLPYVAQSVPVIPGTPYMFDLYNKAEKAFNTVGPKFMNVLTPCPRGWRCDTATELELMKLAVDTCFWPLYEVENGVYKINYIPKEKKPITEWLKPQGRFKHLFKPENEHIIQKIQEEVDRRWEKLLYLAGVK
- a CDS encoding 4Fe-4S binding protein; amino-acid sequence: MNNRKMNITPNTTWRETTPGGVVIDAGNAEDFKTGDWRAMRPVWHEEKCKHCLLCWVVCPDNSILVENGKLTGFDYDHCKGCGVCTKQCKFGALDFVPEE
- the porA gene encoding pyruvate ferredoxin oxidoreductase, whose protein sequence is MAKRVSLSGNEAVAYGMKQINPDVVAAFPITPSTEVPQYFSQFVANGEVDTEFVPVESEHSAMSACIGAAAAGGRVMTATASAGLALMWEMLYVGASMRLPMVLAVTNRALSGPINIHNDHSDTMGARDSGWIQLYGESAQEAYDNLMQAIRIGEHKDVQLPVMVCYDGFITSHAVENLEMLDDEDVKKFVGVKREAPFALLGQDPISMGPLDLPNHYFEHKRLQAEAMKNAKKVILEVAAEYEKLTGRKYSFFEEYKMEDAEAAIVVINSTAGTAKFVVDNLRAQGKKVGLIKIRVFRPFPAEEIAEALKNVKAVAVMDKADSFSAAGGPLFTEIRSAMYGKVDGKIITNYIYGLGGRDVRSENIEQVYSDLFKAIETGKYEIYNYLGVRE